From Marmota flaviventris isolate mMarFla1 chromosome X, mMarFla1.hap1, whole genome shotgun sequence, the proteins below share one genomic window:
- the LOC139703293 gene encoding embryonic testis differentiation protein homolog B-like: MDKENAMDTSNPPEPNMVEKTDPQFKPRVACNNILIYLINRQLGRPRYDIDLSKWVWMLT, translated from the coding sequence atggacaaagaaaatgccaTGGATACTTCCAACCCACCTGAACCGAACATGGTGGAGAAGACAGATCCACAGTTCAAACCCCGTGTGGCCTGCAACAACATACTGATCTATTTAATCAATAGACAACTGGGGAGGCCCAGATATGATATAGATTTGTCCAAGTGGGTGTGGATGCTCACATGA